TTTAGCCCATATTTTCTCAAATTCcgaaataaaaacaaaaaatttatcATAATTGAGGTTCCATTTATGATGACCTATTGAACTATATGCATTGTGTCACTTCTTTTAGATTTTTGGGGTGACAAACGAGAATTAAAGATTATCTTAACTTTTCATGTATATTGATCTattaattttgtcaaaaaatatgattcatgaaCTCCATTGAATCCCAAATTTTGTAGTTTTATTCAAACGACTCGTGAGCTATTCTCATTATTACTCAAAAACGTTTTCAGGTGACGAAAAATATTCTAGATCGTTTCAACTTTTAATTGTATTAttcaatgatttttttctctTGACAAAAGCAACCCAAGTTCTCCGAACAGTATCCATTTCGCTAGTTTTGCAGTCCACCAAGCAATTCAGTCTCTATCGTAATCCATCTTTTTAAATCAGTTTTCTTTAAACTAACGTGATTTTTGACTTTATGTTCGTTAACCCACAGTTTAACCTTAACACACCGAACAGATTGAATACCAAGGCGTAAAGGAGAAAGTAGCAATTATAGAAAACTGAGACATACATCGGGCAGGTTATCACTGTCGTAAAACAGCCGTACCAACCAGTAGCAAGGGTTAGGCAAACTACTCCACCGACCCACATGACAAAATCATAAAACTCTTTATCACGGGTTCCGCATTCCTTTCTTATTCTAAATGCATCAACGGAAAATAAAGAATCGGACAACAAAGAGTCATCAATATTCCTCATACCACCTTCGCACACCTGACCTTCAAAACTCCATTAACACATTCAAAAACATTATACATTTTATAAGTTAGTTTAAACCGATTTACAGGCTACTAGCCTCACAAATGGCAAGAGGAGATTTCGAAGCGCTAAAATGCCTCCCCCTCTATATCCAGAGCTAATTTACCAGTGGATGTTACTAGAACTTTTTGTACTCAGCTAAGCTGTCCAAATGTACAGTTCACCAGCGAGTCACCCTCCAAGGAATCCATCAGGAaatggaagagaaaaaaatgtgatTTGGTCCTGTTTGCAATGGAGAAGAGAGTGAGGTGAGGGCGCAAACACGTATTACTTGATACATTTTTGCAGGTTAGAGTGCACACCTCTAAGAAAACTCCTACGATGCCAGCACAGATGTGAGAGCATAGTTTCTTGTTGACCAATGTCTGTTCACTAGCAAGCTCATCTTGGCACATCCACATACTTTGCTTAGCAAAAGTAATCATTGTTCTGCCACCATGTAATCAGCTCCTATTCAGAATCCGAATCAATACTTAAATACAATCTTGGTCTTACAGAACGACGTTGACGAGGAAATGTAAAAGGACTATCTGATCGTTCTCTACTGCTCTTAGTTGATCTGCTGTCATTCATACCAAGAAGCAATGAAGCTGCACAAACAGGAGCATCACTACCTACATTTAGAATCGCTCCAATACATGAATCAAAACAGAACTTCTGACAACGCATCTTAGCTCTCATATGAACATCTACCAGGATAGGTAGTTGCGGAAAGGAAATATCTGTAAAAGAGCTACACTGCAATACTCTGTGAATTGTGCTTCCAAACAGGAACAGTCACCTAATTAGTTAAGTTTGGTCAATTTAcccattattttttattttgcagGCAAAAATGCAAAACCCACATTTAGAATCGCTCCTACATGAATCAAAACAGAACTTCTGACAACGCATCTTAGCTCTCATATGAACATCTACCAGGATAGGTAGTTGCGGAAAGGAAATATCTGTAAAAGAGCTACACTGCAATACTCTGTGAATTGTGCTTCCAAACAGGAACAGTCGCCTAATTAGTTGAGTTTGGTCAATTTAcccattattttttattttgcagGCAAAAATGCAAAACCCACAATGTAAATTCAAGGAAGTGTGGGTGATGATCTACCTGTGCTCTCTCCTCACACCACCACCCctacaaaaaggaaaagaaatcaAGAACAACAGGAAATACCAGTGTCAGCCAATGAGTCCAACGCAGCGTCTTTTGTTTGTACTTGCTGCCCAGAGCTTAACCCATTTGCAACTGCAGAATCACCATGAACCCCTCCATCACCACCAAGCCTAAGTGAGATCCAATCTTCCGTACCAACGCCATTTGAAACATCAGGCTGATCCCTCGTAGCCTCAACTGACGTATCTGATGGTCTAGTAGGAAGAAATATCTGAAGTGAGGGATCATTACCACTAAATGCAAGGGGATTATCAACTAAACTGTCATTCATATCAGCATTAGGGCGATCGGTGAATGTTTCAGGAAGAAGAGAAGCAGATCCAATGCCAGTATCTGCAGCCAACCCATACCCACTCATAGAACTGGTACAGTTAATAGATCCATGTGGCACATCTACTAAAGATCCTGAAACATCAGCATCAGAACTAAATAACTGAAAACCAGGGCCACCTTGGGTTCCAGAAGGCAAAGACCACATGTTCATCCCAAATTCATCGTCATTAGAATTGAACAGCCCCAGGCATGAATTCCCACCGTTAACAAGCGTAGAATCATGAAAAGAATCTGGAATTCCTAGTGGCTGAGCTGGAAAAGAAACTGCAGGTGCATCAATATGGTTGCTATTAAAGATAGCTCCAGATGGGATAATTGGCTCATTTTCTTCTTCAGAATCACTTAACACAATAACTTCAGCATCTCCTGCTGGTACCGATGGATTTCCGTTGCCAAAACCATATGGTGGGTCAATATTAAGAGAGATAGCCTCAAGATCAAATGCATTGTTCGAGAATTCAAGGTTCCCATTACCATCTTGATTAACACTGCGATCCTCAccttctttgccactcccggtGGCACTGCTGCTCATTGGGATGACATCCTGACCAAAATTTTCTCTCAATCTATTTCCGGATGAAAATGTCTGGTCTTCAGGTTTGCTGATTTCCCACAATCCGTCTCTGTTCTTCTTCAATCCAACTTTCAGGCCATTTCCATCAGAGCCTCCTTCCTGTTTAACCTGCTTAAGAATTTCAGGCTTAGGCTTCGACTCTATATCTGGAGATTCACTCAAAGACCCATCAGGTAAATGCCAACATCCGAGATCCCCAAGACTCCTTCGATCAGATTCTGTCTTTGCGCGCCAAGAACCATCAGGTTTCACTTCAATTTCTGTAACATCTTCTCCACAACTATGCATCTACACCGCAAAACCAGACAAAAATTCAACTAAATGCTAAAACAGAGTTATTAtcaccaaaaacaaaaatacaAAGCAATACCTGAGAAGTAATACGATTGAAATATGGATCTATGATGACATGCTCCAACGAGTAGTTCTTGAGACAGATGGGGCATTGCCACTGCATCACATGAACAAGATTTGTCAACAAATAATATCCGGTGGATATACGATGGGAACTTGAGACAATACACTGATGGAAAAGTTCAGTTCTGAATTATAGTTGCTTGCCTTCCTTGACCTTTGATTCATTTCAACAAACACGTCAAGATCAAAGCAGCCCATGTGTATACAAGGTTTGAATCTTCCAGCAACTTTCATCCTTGAACCACTCATCTGTTATGCACATACAAGAGAAAATTAAACGCTATGACTAGTGCTGCATTACACAGCAATAAAATATTGCAACAGAGCAACAGAGTGGATAGAATCCAAATAGAAGAAAATTATTTGAAACACTAGCAGGAGACGTGGTAGACACTAGTATAGATGAAATACCAAAAGGAAGCCTGTGCTCCATGTTTTCTTGATCAGGTGATGCCCAAAAGGTTGATCCTAGAGTTTCTTGTTCAAACAATCAAATAATCACTTAAATAGCATCTATGACTAAGATTGTGCCTAATGGAGGTTCTTGAATCAGATGTATAGACCACCTCTAGGATATCGACTACAGCCACATTGTGTGCAATTGCACTAGATTGCAGCTTGATTGTCTACTTTGAACAAAACAAAAGACCCACTGAGGAAGTGACACAGTAACAAATATGCCAAGATAAAACACAATGATCAACTAAGCAACAACGACTAATAGAAGCACTGTGAACAGGATTAAAACTTCGGTATGCACTTACTGGGCAGCGAAGATTGACAGGAATACAATCAGCAACCACTTCCAGATCACTATCGCTATCAGCATTTTCAGTGGCTGTCCCACCACCAACACAACGACGAACGCGAGCAAGGGCATCTTCAAACTTCTCACCATCTGACTCCCTCGGTATCATACTAAGAACCTAACAATAAAACAAGATTATTTCAGAAACACGAAACAGTCTATACATAAGATCCCTTGTTTGTTAACAAGTCTGTTAATGTATATGGTAAGCTATcaggaatttatttttttttaacagtATCAGGAATATATCAGGGCCACAGCTGGGAGGGAGTGACAGGAGATCTCGAGCAGCTCCCACACACTTCTTACAAGTACGTAGATTGGTTAATGCTAACGGCTATTACAGGCATAAGTATTATCTTGATATCATGAAACGATTGATTGTTTAATTCTCTGTAAGGTTTGCTTttgaatcaaagaaattttCAATCAAGACCTTGTAAAACATTCTAACAAGCACTCTATTATAGCTCAGTTGGTTAAGACCTTGCCTACAAACCCATCAATGTTATTCAAGGGAATTCCAGAAGAAGAATTAGgcaaaaattataaaacatcCTGGGGAAGATCAAACTTTCATCAAAGAGAAGCAAATGGAAAGCTTTCAAAAAGATTCTCGTAGAATTATATGATCTTTAAGATGTCTGAAGtttcatatttgatttttttaaccAGAGTGGTAGAGACTTCATTTTAACTTGGATTGATCTAGGTAAGAGATAAACCTACGTCAAGTTATAGGTTCAAGTTACAAATCTActgttcttttttttaaatgaagtaATAAAATTCCATGCATACAAGACATATAACTAAGGCAGTAATTCTCTACGAAGATATTCAATCATCTATAAATCCCAGAATATCACAGGTACTCCGAAACCAATAATGACACAAGCTCAATTGTAGAACGATTCAATTTAATACAAAAAATGATAGCATTCAactcaaaatatgaataaaCAAAAAACATTAAGCTCAAGTTCTATAAGCCAAAAAGTTTCCAACATATTAGAGATGCTAAACAAAACGGTGTCAAACTGATGAAAACATAGAATTCATAGTGCCTAAATTCAGAACTAGTACCCATAACAACAATACTGAAATGCGTGTGCTATTATGTAATAGGAAGTATGGTGCATTATGAACTTAATGTATTGATCATACGGAGGCAACTGAGCGCCAAATCAATATACCTAATAAGATGTGCAATCTGCAAGGAAAAACTGTCATGCATCTAACGCACAATAGCACAAAGATGGAGGCCCATAATGCTGTGAATCCAATGGGACCGAAATTGGGCAGGTAATGGACAGAATATGCCATGCAAAGAGAATCTTAATATCCAGTGAATGGGCAGAGAGGTTTTCCAATTCCTTACAGAAAAAGATTTTGGTACCTGTATCATGTCACAGTCCAAAGGTTGTGCAGAATGCGCAGACATTGTATTGCAGCACGAGTGTTTTAGAAAATGATTTAAATAAGTGGAACAAGAAAGATGAGGGAAGATTGGGaaccaaaaaaacaaaagtaCTTCATAAACTTGGAGAAGGAGATCAGAGAAGGAAGGAACTGTGTATGGAAAAGCTCAAACGATAGCTGAGGAGATTTATCATGGGGTATAGGAAGTGCTGAAGGCAAAAATTGAAAGCGGGTTTTAACAGACAGAAAAACAATCCAAGAGTTTTTGCAAATTACCCAGGGGGAGAGGTTAGAGAAGGATGGTCCATTGACAAAGCTTTCAGAGAATTATTATGTCAGTGATCAATTCGTCACAGAGAGCTACGTTTTGAGACCTTTCTAAAAGGTGGAAATGCAAGAAGCAATAAAGAAAAGTGAAGGAGATGAGTCAACATATCCGGATGCTTTACCTTGGCCTTTATCATCAGTGCTTGGATATTGTGGGTAGACAGATCCATAACCACTTCTATCATAAGGGTACTTCAGAGAGGAATCCTAAGATTCTAAAATCTTCTTTATTAGTGCTCACTCCAAGAGTTGTGGggcctagaatataaagaagcTTCAAGCTGTTAACATGGAAAGGGGTGTCTATAGAGTACTAGTCAATGTCTTCGATAACAGATTACAACCAGTGATGGATCACCGTATATCCTCATTTCAGAATGCATTTCTCGGAGAATCATTGCAGAACGGACTTGAGAAAGAGCTACAGAATATCTTATGATATTGATAATGGATGTGAATACAAGGAAACAGGCTCAGGTGCATTATGCAAGTTGGACAACACGGAAGCATACATCATTGAATTGGTTTCAGAATGCATTTCTGGGAGAATCATTGCAGAACGGACTTGAGAAAGAGCTACAGAATATCTTATGATATTGATAATGGATGTGAATACAAGGAAACAAGCTCAGGTGCATTATGCAAGTTGGACAACACGGAAGCATACATCATTGAATTGGTTTCCAAATTGCTAGAGACAAATGGGTTCAGGAAAAAGTAGAGGGCGAGCTAGATTTTGCAAATCATCAGTTAAATTATCTATAATTCTGAATAACACCCTTTATGCCTCCTTTGAATGTACGAGGGGATAAGGAATTTATCTgttcctttttattttcatgaaaagaTTCGGGCTGACAAGGTGATGGAAGGAGTGACAAAGCCTTGGTACTCCCCAAAATACTAGTGGTTTGAAATATCAATATACACAAAACAAAATTCGTACTAATGGAGGAGTTACAAGACATCCACAATCAGCAAGAGTTTGTGGTCGTAAAATCGACACACTATATACAAGGCTCTGATTTACCTAGGGAAGCTTCTTTGGGAAATTCCAACGACAAACACTTGTGACAACCAGTAATCTGAAAATCTGAGAGACGGTAGAGTATTGTTGGAAGagactatttttcttttttttttgataactgTGGTACCCGATTCAGCTTTcacgcacctcgactaattccaccgGATACTTGTCGACTCCCATCAGCAACAGATACCAGGTAATTCTGCCCACCAAGGCTAGAACAGATGGTAAGatatcacctagtgtttttatGTCTCTTGctggaatttgaacttgaaccCACATGGTTCTCAACCTACTTTATTGAACCCCAGGTCACACCCTTGGGTGCTTGTTGGAAGACACTATTTGTCCCAAGATGAAAAGATAATACCATCGAAATCTGTTCATGCAAGCATATCAAGGTACTGGTTGTACTACATGTCCCATATTTGTATATGCCGTCAACAATAGCAATAGGAAATGGAGAATGATTTTTCCTGTGAAGGAACGGGGAGGGaagtgaaatattttttttcttgttcaaaTGAAATAGTATTCGACAGAATGAAAAAAAGAAGCACCCATCAAAGAGGTTTACAGAAGTCTGGAGTAGCCCACCTTTAATGATGCAATACTAAAGAAGTGGTTCTGGAGTTATACCATGGGTATGCACTACTGAGAAGGGTGATAACCACCATAAATGGAACATAAATAAACAGATATTCTCAGATGTTAAGGATTATTGAATGAAAGGTTGTGGAAAGTTTCATAAGGACTCATCAGCTACATTGTCAGAAACGATGTTTTTCTTCGCGACTTTGACAACAGCATTTCTACATGTTTTTGGTTTGACAAATGATAATGAGTAGAGGTAGCGGAAGAAGATCGCATGATATGACGGATGGGAATTGGGAAATAGAATCATTTTGAGGTGAAATTATACTATAGTAAAGACGTTATGAAACACCAAGTGCCGCCGAAAGTTGTGTACCTTTATATAATGTGCAGCTTGAACTGCAAATACTCACCAAACGTAT
This region of Solanum dulcamara chromosome 9, daSolDulc1.2, whole genome shotgun sequence genomic DNA includes:
- the LOC129903078 gene encoding E3 SUMO-protein ligase SIZ1 isoform X3, producing MDLVATCKDKLAYFRIKELKDVLNQLGLSKQGKKQDLVDRILATFSDERVSGLFPKRNSVGKEDVAKLVDDIYRKMQVSGATGATDLASKSHVVSDTSNVKLKEEIEDTYHMKIRCVCTSSLQTETMIQCEDRRCHTWQHIRCVVIPDKPMEGGDPPIPPTTFYCEVCRLVRADPFWVTMGHPLYPAKLAVTSVPADGTNPVQSIEKTFQITRADRDLLAKQEYDLQAWCMLLNDKVQFRMQWPQYADLQVNGIPVRAINRPGSQLLGANGRDDGPIVTACTRDGINKITLTGCDARVFCLGVRLVKRRTVQQVLSMIPRESDGEKFEDALARVRRCVGGGTATENADSDSDLEVVADCIPVNLRCPMSGSRMKVAGRFKPCIHMGCFDLDVFVEMNQRSRKWQCPICLKNYSLEHVIIDPYFNRITSQMHSCGEDVTEIEVKPDGSWRAKTESDRRSLGDLGCWHLPDGSLSESPDIESKPKPEILKQVKQEGGSDGNGLKVGLKKNRDGLWEISKPEDQTFSSGNRLRENFGQDVIPMSSSATGSGKEGEDRSVNQDGNGNLEFSNNAFDLEAISLNIDPPYGFGNGNPSVPAGDAEVIVLSDSEEENEPIIPSGAIFNSNHIDAPAVSFPAQPLGIPDSFHDSTLVNGGNSCLGLFNSNDDEFGMNMWSLPSGTQGGPGFQLFSSDADVSGSLVDVPHGSINCTSSMSGYGLAADTGIGSASLLPETFTDRPNADMNDSLVDNPLAFSGNDPSLQIFLPTRPSDTSVEATRDQPDVSNGVGTEDWISLRLGGDGGVHGDSAVANGLSSGQQVQTKDAALDSLADTGADYMVAEQ
- the LOC129903078 gene encoding E3 SUMO-protein ligase SIZ1 isoform X2, with product MDLVATCKDKLAYFRIKELKDVLNQLGLSKQGKKQDLVDRILATFSDERVSGLFPKRNSVGKEDVAKLVDDIYRKMQVSGATGATDLASKSHVVSDTSNVKLKEEIEDTYHMKIRCVCTSSLQTETMIQCEDRRCHTWQHIRCVVIPDKPMEGGDPPIPPTTFYCEVCRLVRADPFWVTMGHPLYPAKLAVTSVPADGTNPVQSIEKTFQITRADRDLLAKQEYDLQAWCMLLNDKVQFRMQWPQYADLQVNGIPVRAINRPGSQLLGANGRDDGPIVTACTRDGINKITLTGCDARVFCLGVRLVKRRTVQQVLSMIPRESDGEKFEDALARVRRCVGGGTATENADSDSDLEVVADCIPVNLRCPMSGSRMKVAGRFKPCIHMGCFDLDVFVEMNQRSRKWQCPICLKNYSLEHVIIDPYFNRITSQMHSCGEDVTEIEVKPDGSWRAKTESDRRSLGDLGCWHLPDGSLSESPDIESKPKPEILKQVKQEGGSDGNGLKVGLKKNRDGLWEISKPEDQTFSSGNRLRENFGQDVIPMSSSATGSGKEGEDRSVNQDGNGNLEFSNNAFDLEAISLNIDPPYGFGNGNPSVPAGDAEVIVLSDSEEENEPIIPSGAIFNSNHIDAPAVSFPAQPLGIPDSFHDSTLVNGGNSCLGLFNSNDDEFGMNMWSLPSGTQGGPGFQLFSSDADVSGSLVDVPHGSINCTSSMSGYGLAADTGIGSASLLPETFTDRPNADMNDSLVDNPLAFSGNDPSLQIFLPTRPSDTSVEATRDQPDVSNGVGTEDWISLRLGGDGGVHGDSAVANGLSSGQQVQTKDAALDSLADTASLLLGMNDSRSTKSSRERSDSPFTFPRQRRSVRPRLYLSIDSDSE
- the LOC129903078 gene encoding E3 SUMO-protein ligase SIZ1 isoform X1, which encodes MDLVATCKDKLAYFRIKELKDVLNQLGLSKQGKKQDLVDRILATFSDERVSGLFPKRNSVGKEDVAKLVDDIYRKMQVSGATGATDLASKSHVVSDTSNVKLKEEIEDTYHMKIRCVCTSSLQTETMIQCEDRRCHTWQHIRCVVIPDKPMEGGDPPIPPTTFYCEVCRLVRADPFWVTMGHPLYPAKLAVTSVPADGTNPVQSIEKTFQITRADRDLLAKQEYDLQAWCMLLNDKVQFRMQWPQYADLQVNGIPVRAINRPGSQLLGANGRDDGPIVTACTRDGINKITLTGCDARVFCLGVRLVKRRTVQQVLSMIPRESDGEKFEDALARVRRCVGGGTATENADSDSDLEVVADCIPVNLRCPMSGSRMKVAGRFKPCIHMGCFDLDVFVEMNQRSRKWQCPICLKNYSLEHVIIDPYFNRITSQMHSCGEDVTEIEVKPDGSWRAKTESDRRSLGDLGCWHLPDGSLSESPDIESKPKPEILKQVKQEGGSDGNGLKVGLKKNRDGLWEISKPEDQTFSSGNRLRENFGQDVIPMSSSATGSGKEGEDRSVNQDGNGNLEFSNNAFDLEAISLNIDPPYGFGNGNPSVPAGDAEVIVLSDSEEENEPIIPSGAIFNSNHIDAPAVSFPAQPLGIPDSFHDSTLVNGGNSCLGLFNSNDDEFGMNMWSLPSGTQGGPGFQLFSSDADVSGSLVDVPHGSINCTSSMSGYGLAADTGIGSASLLPETFTDRPNADMNDSLVDNPLAFSGNDPSLQIFLPTRPSDTSVEATRDQPDVSNGVGTEDWISLRLGGDGGVHGDSAVANGLSSGQQVQTKDAALDSLADTGSDAPVCAASLLLGMNDSRSTKSSRERSDSPFTFPRQRRSVRPRLYLSIDSDSE